A region of Paenibacillus sp. 37 DNA encodes the following proteins:
- a CDS encoding DUF3817 domain-containing protein: MLHSTLGRFRLMLWLQGISYVLLLFVAFPLRDAGIMPQAVTWFGNLYGFLFLMYLLFMVTMYTSQKWRLRRPIALFFVSFIPLGNMIYDVVVFRKLYRQLNKA, encoded by the coding sequence ATGTTACATTCTACGCTGGGGCGCTTCCGGCTGATGTTGTGGTTGCAGGGCATTTCGTACGTGTTGTTACTTTTTGTTGCTTTTCCGTTGAGAGATGCAGGGATTATGCCGCAGGCTGTCACATGGTTTGGAAATCTGTACGGTTTTTTGTTTTTAATGTATTTGTTATTTATGGTGACTATGTACACCTCACAGAAATGGCGTCTGCGTCGTCCAATTGCTCTGTTCTTTGTTTCTTTCATTCCGCTGGGGAATATGATCTACGATGTTGTCGTATTCCGTAAGCTGTATCGTCAACTAAATAAAGCTTGA
- a CDS encoding ATP-binding protein — MTINEKQTDPTQAIYTYDEQHDTRIRVEGYAIYSRLIRGISEALHQRYGVEYKLYASSDPNNEYWELLREDLQNGSDEVELVARIFEDLELQTLHYDDDGDVPTYGVHYSIRNNVFAYPKWGVALVRVPFFRENGIYSEDFVFAIGDEEMKQFLGSVRERERQQNMKKVTVYTDARNGSDRHVESITRSVGREDVVLSAQIKQDIFRSLDQFFEADRSFYRDYDIPYKRGILLYGHPGNGKTTLVKSIAGSIPGPAAYWQITEYTNSESVREVFEAAKRLAPMVLIIEDIDSMPDEVRSFFLNTLDGATSKEGIFLIGTTNYPEKIDPGLMNRAGRFDRAYEIPLPDEALRLQYLRQRGFTIFAGEEGAIEAARLTDTFSLAQLGELYVSVALEWHQNGQTDIVKVIQSMRGELDKSHKHTWLAQPGKGRAGFY; from the coding sequence ATGACAATAAACGAAAAACAAACAGATCCAACCCAGGCGATCTATACCTATGACGAACAACATGATACCCGAATTCGAGTGGAAGGGTACGCCATCTATTCAAGGCTGATTCGTGGAATCAGTGAGGCGCTCCATCAGCGCTATGGGGTTGAGTACAAGCTTTATGCCAGTTCTGACCCGAACAATGAATACTGGGAATTACTCCGGGAAGATCTGCAAAATGGCAGTGACGAAGTGGAGTTGGTAGCCCGCATATTCGAAGATTTGGAGCTTCAGACCTTGCATTACGACGATGATGGGGATGTACCCACTTATGGTGTGCATTACTCCATTCGAAACAATGTATTTGCCTATCCAAAATGGGGCGTTGCGCTCGTACGGGTTCCGTTTTTCCGAGAGAACGGGATATACAGTGAAGACTTTGTCTTTGCCATCGGTGATGAGGAGATGAAGCAATTTCTGGGAAGTGTCCGGGAACGGGAACGTCAGCAAAATATGAAAAAAGTGACGGTGTATACCGATGCTCGCAATGGCAGCGATCGTCATGTTGAATCCATTACTCGCTCCGTAGGAAGAGAGGATGTTGTTCTCTCGGCACAGATCAAGCAGGATATTTTCCGCTCGCTGGATCAGTTCTTCGAAGCAGATCGTTCCTTTTACAGAGATTACGATATCCCGTACAAACGGGGCATTCTATTGTATGGACATCCCGGAAACGGTAAGACCACATTGGTGAAATCTATTGCAGGAAGTATTCCGGGACCGGCTGCGTATTGGCAGATAACGGAGTATACCAACAGTGAATCGGTGCGTGAAGTGTTCGAGGCTGCCAAGCGGCTCGCACCGATGGTACTGATCATTGAGGACATCGATTCGATGCCGGATGAAGTCCGTTCCTTTTTCCTGAATACACTGGATGGAGCTACGTCCAAAGAAGGCATTTTCCTGATCGGGACAACGAACTATCCTGAGAAAATAGACCCTGGCCTCATGAACCGTGCTGGACGGTTTGACCGGGCTTACGAAATTCCGCTGCCAGATGAAGCGCTGCGCCTGCAATATTTGCGCCAGCGGGGCTTCACCATATTTGCTGGTGAAGAAGGAGCAATTGAAGCTGCTCGTCTGACCGACACGTTTTCACTTGCGCAGCTGGGTGAGTTGTATGTGAGCGTTGCGCTCGAATGGCATCAGAATGGACAGACAGACATTGTGAAAGTCATTCAGTCGATGCGTGGCGAGCTGGACAAGAGCCATAAACATACTTGGCTGGCGCAGCCAGGAAAGGGTCGTGCAGGCTTTTATTGA
- a CDS encoding HIRAN domain-containing protein → MSTKLFAAMYGMDHYHGVQALHVGDTVYLVKDPDNRLDYQAIKVVIPPIGAVGYIVNDPLVVPHGCWVGTAFYDVFHQLTCAKVRFMMRDMVIMELIEMSHIPVPQMDSLIKGWQFREKA, encoded by the coding sequence ATGAGCACCAAATTATTCGCAGCTATGTATGGGATGGACCACTACCATGGAGTACAGGCTTTACATGTGGGGGATACCGTGTATCTCGTCAAAGATCCAGATAATCGTTTGGATTATCAAGCAATTAAGGTTGTTATTCCACCGATTGGAGCCGTAGGTTATATCGTTAATGATCCGCTGGTCGTACCTCATGGATGTTGGGTCGGGACGGCATTCTACGATGTGTTTCATCAACTAACGTGTGCCAAAGTACGATTCATGATGAGAGATATGGTGATTATGGAGTTAATTGAGATGAGTCACATTCCTGTTCCGCAGATGGATTCTTTGATTAAGGGATGGCAATTTCGTGAAAAAGCTTGA
- a CDS encoding RtcB family protein — MNTEFNLFTNPNELTGAYRHEVKLPAGDLTVYAAQQLFSSLDYKVFEMANNNLQIPGISYMSYTPDVHVGVGTCIGTTAVWDAQSGYVSPSIVGSDIGCGMRVHMTNLHKDELKDIKLRRKLVKAIEKVLPMEANQRGHYSDIRLEHIVCKGLHGLPKKYIPDSYTPKKSTAMTHVESSKFSYDEDVLNHVPDMTWHRSHRQLGTLGGGNHFAEIQAIEIAEENREIAEAWGLYDGQIVVMIHSGSRAWGGYVSQTSSSAIAKVMQRLNLGTSDPRLVFAPLEHAEGRHYVNMMYSALNYAVVNRHLIAYAIREAFRDVFGSKCEFRTLYDLMHNYAWEESHADQGSVFVHRKGATRALPAGHPDNPKPYLATGHPALIPGSMGTASYIMVGQPQGADNYYSICHGAGRIRSRTATKRLISVEDFATALSVGTEDEIVVNQRSLESIIDESPQAYKNVDEIIDSVTGAGLAQVVAKCKPLVAVKGAK; from the coding sequence ATGAATACAGAATTTAATTTATTTACCAATCCAAACGAATTAACAGGAGCCTACCGGCATGAAGTAAAATTGCCTGCAGGTGATCTAACCGTATACGCGGCGCAACAACTCTTCTCCTCGCTTGATTACAAGGTGTTCGAGATGGCAAACAATAATCTGCAGATTCCGGGAATTTCTTATATGAGTTACACGCCAGACGTACACGTCGGTGTAGGTACCTGCATTGGAACGACAGCCGTGTGGGATGCGCAGAGCGGCTACGTATCTCCCTCCATTGTGGGCAGTGACATTGGCTGTGGCATGCGAGTGCATATGACGAACCTGCATAAGGACGAATTGAAAGACATCAAGCTCCGCCGCAAACTCGTCAAGGCCATTGAGAAAGTATTGCCGATGGAGGCGAACCAGCGAGGTCATTACTCGGATATCAGACTGGAGCATATCGTTTGTAAAGGACTGCATGGTTTACCCAAAAAGTATATTCCGGACAGCTATACACCGAAAAAATCAACCGCGATGACACATGTGGAAAGCAGCAAGTTCAGTTACGATGAGGATGTGTTAAACCACGTTCCTGATATGACGTGGCATCGTTCGCATCGTCAGCTCGGTACACTGGGTGGGGGGAATCATTTTGCCGAGATCCAGGCGATTGAGATCGCTGAAGAGAATCGTGAAATCGCCGAAGCTTGGGGATTGTACGATGGACAGATCGTGGTCATGATTCATTCCGGCTCTCGTGCATGGGGTGGGTATGTAAGTCAGACGAGTTCGTCAGCAATTGCCAAAGTCATGCAGCGGCTTAACCTGGGTACATCCGATCCCAGACTGGTATTTGCTCCACTGGAGCATGCGGAAGGTCGTCATTATGTGAACATGATGTATTCTGCATTGAATTACGCTGTTGTCAATCGTCACCTGATTGCGTATGCTATTCGCGAAGCATTCCGGGATGTGTTTGGCTCCAAATGTGAATTTCGTACGTTATACGATCTGATGCACAACTATGCTTGGGAGGAATCTCACGCAGACCAAGGTTCCGTTTTTGTGCATCGTAAAGGTGCGACACGTGCGTTGCCGGCAGGTCACCCGGACAATCCAAAGCCTTATCTGGCAACAGGGCATCCGGCGCTTATTCCCGGTTCCATGGGAACTGCTTCATATATCATGGTAGGTCAGCCGCAGGGTGCTGATAATTATTATTCAATATGTCACGGTGCGGGTCGTATCCGTTCACGGACGGCAACAAAACGATTGATTAGCGTGGAAGATTTTGCTACGGCACTGAGTGTGGGTACAGAAGATGAGATTGTGGTAAACCAACGCTCACTTGAATCCATTATTGATGAATCACCTCAGGCTTATAAAAATGTAGATGAAATTATAGACAGTGTTACCGGCGCAGGCCTGGCTCAAGTTGTAGCCAAATGCAAACCGCTTGTAGCGGTAAAGGGAGCGAAATAA
- a CDS encoding glycosyltransferase family 4 protein — MKIAMVAPEKLPLPGNGSVEICILGIARELAHRHQVTIISRQMKGLAATEQIEGITIQRVPASSPVMYTKAVIRLLSQQPYDVIQVDNRPRSMATIKRAFPRTPVVLYLHSLTFAQPGPSKLTLMKKADWIAVNSHSLRQRLGRRFPLVKHRMSVVPLGADLSRFRPVESSEEQIHLRTQFGVTKPFSILYVGRLIPGKGVDVLIRATALLQKQMPVQLVVAGKGPPYYMRKLRELAQKQKVHVSFRGQINHEHIDQLYRAVDCLVCPSQEHEAFGLVNVEAMASGLPVIASDNGGIREIIESGINGYLVTAYKRPQRFTSYLYKLASNPTFAEKLGKAGRDSARAYFSWARTAMHLEATYTRLIRK; from the coding sequence ATGAAAATAGCTATGGTTGCACCCGAGAAATTGCCTTTGCCCGGTAATGGTTCCGTGGAAATCTGTATCCTGGGCATCGCTCGTGAACTAGCCCATCGCCATCAGGTAACCATTATAAGTCGTCAAATGAAAGGTCTCGCCGCCACAGAACAGATCGAAGGGATCACCATTCAACGTGTCCCTGCTTCGAGTCCTGTCATGTACACCAAAGCAGTCATACGTTTGTTATCCCAGCAACCCTATGATGTAATTCAAGTGGATAACAGGCCACGAAGTATGGCTACCATCAAACGAGCTTTTCCACGCACTCCCGTTGTACTCTATCTTCACTCATTAACGTTTGCTCAGCCCGGACCTTCCAAACTCACATTAATGAAAAAAGCGGATTGGATTGCCGTCAACAGTCATTCCCTGCGACAAAGGTTAGGCCGCAGATTTCCGTTGGTAAAACACCGAATGAGTGTTGTTCCATTGGGTGCAGATCTAAGCCGCTTCAGACCTGTTGAATCCAGCGAAGAACAGATTCATCTGCGTACACAATTTGGAGTAACGAAACCATTCTCTATTCTGTATGTCGGCAGGCTGATCCCTGGAAAAGGTGTAGACGTATTAATTCGTGCGACTGCCCTCCTTCAGAAACAGATGCCTGTTCAACTGGTTGTTGCAGGCAAAGGACCTCCGTATTACATGCGTAAACTTCGCGAACTTGCCCAAAAACAAAAGGTCCATGTTTCCTTCCGTGGTCAGATAAACCATGAGCACATCGATCAGTTGTATCGGGCAGTGGATTGTCTGGTCTGTCCGTCTCAAGAACATGAAGCTTTTGGCCTGGTTAATGTTGAGGCGATGGCTTCAGGATTACCCGTTATTGCTTCGGATAACGGAGGTATTCGTGAGATTATTGAATCAGGTATCAATGGATACCTTGTCACTGCTTATAAGCGCCCTCAACGTTTCACCTCTTACCTGTACAAACTTGCAAGCAATCCCACTTTTGCCGAGAAGTTAGGAAAGGCTGGCCGGGACAGCGCAAGGGCATATTTCAGTTGGGCAAGAACAGCCATGCATCTGGAAGCGACCTATACCAGGCTCATCCGTAAATGA
- the msrA gene encoding peptide-methionine (S)-S-oxide reductase MsrA, with product MEKATFAGGCFWCMVTPFEEQPGIHGIISGYAGGHVENPTYEQVKTGESGHVEVVEITFDPDVFPYERLLELYWPQIDPTDNGGQFQDRGTQYRTAIFVHNERQRELAEQSKQELATSGRFTQPIVTEIRDAVVFYPAEDYHQEYHKKNEKHYKEDRALSGRDEFIEQNWK from the coding sequence ATGGAAAAAGCTACATTCGCCGGCGGATGTTTCTGGTGTATGGTTACACCGTTTGAAGAACAACCGGGCATTCATGGCATTATATCAGGTTACGCTGGCGGCCACGTCGAGAATCCAACATATGAGCAGGTCAAAACCGGGGAGAGCGGTCATGTCGAAGTGGTTGAAATTACATTTGATCCAGATGTATTCCCTTATGAACGACTGCTGGAGCTATACTGGCCTCAGATTGACCCGACAGATAACGGAGGACAGTTCCAGGATCGGGGGACACAGTATCGTACGGCAATCTTTGTGCATAATGAACGTCAACGTGAGCTTGCTGAACAGTCCAAACAGGAACTGGCAACCAGCGGACGATTCACTCAACCGATCGTTACGGAAATTCGGGATGCCGTCGTGTTCTATCCGGCTGAAGACTATCATCAGGAATACCACAAGAAAAACGAGAAACATTATAAGGAAGACCGTGCGTTATCCGGACGGGACGAATTTATCGAGCAGAACTGGAAATAA
- a CDS encoding GlsB/YeaQ/YmgE family stress response membrane protein, which yields MGWLWSLIIGGIIGWLAGLIVGRDIPGGVIGNIIAGFIGGWLGGVILGDMGPEMGGFYIVPALIGAIVLVAIVSLIFRSMGRSRG from the coding sequence ATGGGTTGGTTATGGTCATTAATTATCGGTGGTATCATTGGTTGGTTGGCAGGTTTGATCGTTGGTCGTGACATTCCAGGTGGTGTTATTGGTAACATCATTGCTGGTTTCATCGGTGGATGGTTAGGTGGAGTAATCTTGGGAGATATGGGTCCTGAGATGGGCGGATTCTACATTGTACCTGCATTGATCGGTGCGATCGTTCTTGTAGCCATCGTAAGCTTGATCTTCCGTTCGATGGGACGTAGTCGCGGGTAA
- a CDS encoding PQQ-binding-like beta-propeller repeat protein, whose amino-acid sequence MTKHKSKTWAALILSGMLLFTMNTTGYAAASTESMPKPAWTSSSLMLSEANTEKDVLIKGIHAVPSKNLVYVHASQPVTKTSSKTTLDWQLDSLQAFDVTTGQLKWNTIFHEKSGPYTTYSDSVYASNGTAYVYMEYSDKTKKLYSFNTSGKTNWVKTVNSPASISLLDNDTLMVASSQGVQSNGSVRSAISLYDKKGKLITEKTINGNVLKADHGRIVVDASKQTKVGNFWQQAANPKVEIYDRTLNRLSFYQFPANANTLGDGGGESLAILDDGSIIMRANFENTGNRLMGFGTDGKLAWGRAIAGDAYIQTAGNGYTVFTGQKLELYTMKGKVTERTFKDAQPALMHVDQTQDGQYQLNFAKTGYILDPQTLEDVHIYTTSASVPSLEGVSTYVDDVIYSMNDETLSKYVLKAAAK is encoded by the coding sequence TTGACCAAACACAAGTCCAAAACATGGGCTGCCCTCATTCTCAGCGGCATGCTCCTCTTCACCATGAATACAACAGGTTACGCCGCTGCTTCAACCGAATCCATGCCCAAACCGGCGTGGACGTCATCTTCCCTGATGTTATCTGAGGCTAATACAGAGAAAGATGTCCTGATCAAGGGAATTCATGCCGTGCCATCCAAAAATCTTGTATATGTACATGCCTCCCAGCCCGTAACGAAAACAAGCAGCAAAACAACACTCGACTGGCAACTGGACTCTCTCCAAGCATTCGATGTTACAACTGGACAATTGAAGTGGAATACGATATTCCATGAGAAAAGTGGTCCTTATACCACCTACTCTGATTCGGTATATGCCAGCAACGGTACGGCTTATGTATATATGGAATATTCAGACAAAACCAAAAAATTGTACTCATTCAATACATCCGGAAAAACCAACTGGGTCAAAACGGTGAACTCACCCGCAAGCATATCCCTATTGGATAACGATACACTGATGGTTGCTTCAAGTCAGGGCGTGCAGTCAAATGGTTCCGTTCGCTCAGCCATCTCGTTATATGACAAAAAGGGCAAATTGATTACCGAAAAGACCATTAACGGTAACGTGCTTAAGGCTGATCATGGTCGAATTGTAGTAGATGCCAGTAAACAAACGAAGGTAGGCAACTTCTGGCAGCAAGCTGCGAATCCCAAAGTAGAGATCTATGATCGTACGTTGAATCGTCTGTCCTTCTATCAATTCCCTGCCAATGCAAATACATTAGGAGATGGCGGGGGTGAATCGCTGGCCATTCTCGACGATGGTTCCATCATTATGCGTGCGAATTTCGAAAACACCGGTAACCGACTGATGGGCTTTGGCACCGATGGCAAGCTTGCTTGGGGACGTGCCATTGCTGGTGATGCCTACATTCAGACAGCTGGCAACGGTTATACAGTCTTTACAGGGCAGAAGCTGGAACTGTACACGATGAAAGGCAAAGTGACTGAGCGTACGTTCAAGGACGCACAACCTGCATTGATGCATGTCGACCAGACACAGGATGGTCAGTATCAGCTTAATTTTGCCAAAACAGGATACATTCTTGATCCTCAGACGCTGGAAGACGTGCACATCTACACGACCAGTGCCTCGGTTCCTTCATTAGAAGGTGTTTCAACCTATGTGGATGATGTCATCTATTCCATGAACGATGAGACATTGTCCAAATATGTATTAAAGGCTGCTGCAAAATAA
- a CDS encoding putative RNA methyltransferase, with product MSVHRRERSAALINPYIHILNCPICHSPMATINSGSIQCVSRHSFDFARQGYINFMTRFFKGNYDKRLFTAKRNILSGTGIYAPLTEVLRRWIARYSVDISYPVHILDAGTGEGTFLQQITQNTPAVGWGIDIAKEGIAMASSAYNQQLWFVGDLACSPFAEGQLDIILNIFSPSNYEEFGRILKDGGWIIKVIPHERYLIELREMLFLNRPDQANGRELTLDRFRKHHHLIASIPLTYTLPVTENMLDSLVHMTPLSWHRSRSSLVSIQASLSKITIDVEILVGTIR from the coding sequence ATGTCAGTCCATCGCAGAGAACGCAGCGCTGCGCTTATTAATCCATACATCCATATATTGAACTGTCCCATCTGTCATAGCCCTATGGCAACCATTAACTCAGGGAGCATTCAATGTGTGTCCAGGCATAGCTTTGATTTTGCAAGACAAGGCTATATCAATTTCATGACACGTTTTTTCAAGGGCAACTATGACAAACGTTTATTTACAGCCAAAAGGAATATCTTATCGGGAACCGGTATTTATGCTCCTTTGACCGAAGTACTACGCAGGTGGATCGCACGTTATTCCGTTGACATCAGCTATCCCGTGCATATTCTGGATGCAGGCACAGGAGAGGGAACATTTCTGCAGCAGATTACGCAGAATACTCCAGCCGTTGGCTGGGGCATCGATATTGCCAAAGAAGGCATTGCCATGGCTTCCTCTGCCTACAACCAGCAACTTTGGTTTGTCGGCGATCTGGCATGCAGTCCGTTTGCAGAAGGTCAGCTGGACATCATCCTGAATATATTTTCTCCTTCCAACTATGAAGAGTTTGGACGAATTCTGAAGGATGGGGGATGGATCATCAAAGTCATCCCCCATGAACGATATTTAATTGAACTGAGAGAAATGCTGTTCCTGAATCGACCTGATCAAGCAAACGGCCGGGAACTTACGCTGGACCGATTCCGCAAACATCATCATCTCATCGCCAGCATTCCGCTGACCTACACGCTGCCCGTCACCGAAAACATGCTGGATTCACTCGTTCATATGACACCACTTTCCTGGCATCGGTCGAGATCATCCCTGGTGAGCATTCAAGCTTCCTTGTCGAAGATTACCATTGACGTAGAAATACTGGTGGGAACAATCAGATAA
- a CDS encoding helix-turn-helix transcriptional regulator: protein MTEKLIRLLRILQAIQANPGISAKELALKCGTTVRTIYRDLRILDRVAPIMNEGYGKGYRFIGEFAMYPLDFTEQEAMVFSLLPSVVDTSKLPAEFDSAFDKVMSAHTKLKSRNSDIVENIAGIIRMGTPAYREEGKDPNLLIPIIEAILSQQTIRTQYHTLTRNEITVRDIDPYYLIPRDQRFYLIGYCHLLQKVRLFRISRFLDVTRTNAGFDKGDFNITQYMKNTWSIDRGDEHIHFKVRFSEKVAPYIKEEEMFVRPRMTNMSDGGLLFEVTLNSSREFLKWLYQFGPEAEVLEPREFRREIRRQLVEWLEHYETDVSL from the coding sequence ATGACAGAGAAATTAATTCGTCTGCTGCGTATACTTCAGGCTATACAAGCAAATCCTGGAATTTCGGCCAAGGAATTGGCGCTGAAATGCGGTACGACTGTACGCACGATTTATCGTGATCTCCGGATTTTGGATAGGGTCGCCCCGATTATGAATGAAGGATACGGCAAAGGGTACCGATTTATTGGTGAGTTTGCGATGTATCCGTTAGATTTTACTGAACAGGAAGCAATGGTTTTCTCCTTGCTCCCGTCCGTAGTTGATACCTCCAAGTTACCTGCTGAGTTTGATTCAGCGTTTGACAAGGTTATGTCGGCTCATACCAAATTAAAATCAAGAAACAGTGACATTGTAGAGAATATTGCGGGAATTATTCGGATGGGCACGCCAGCTTATCGTGAGGAAGGAAAAGACCCTAATTTGCTGATTCCCATTATCGAAGCTATTCTAAGCCAGCAAACCATTCGTACTCAATATCATACGCTGACAAGAAATGAGATCACAGTCCGGGATATCGATCCCTATTATCTCATTCCACGTGATCAACGTTTTTATTTGATTGGATACTGCCATTTGCTGCAAAAAGTTCGATTATTTCGGATCAGCCGTTTTTTGGATGTGACACGAACAAATGCCGGTTTCGACAAGGGTGATTTCAACATAACGCAGTACATGAAAAACACATGGTCTATTGACCGTGGAGACGAGCATATCCATTTCAAGGTAAGATTCTCTGAGAAAGTGGCCCCCTACATAAAAGAAGAAGAAATGTTTGTTCGCCCGCGAATGACGAATATGTCGGATGGGGGATTGTTATTTGAAGTGACACTGAATAGCAGCAGAGAATTTTTGAAATGGTTGTATCAATTTGGGCCCGAAGCAGAGGTACTTGAACCTCGTGAGTTTCGTAGAGAGATACGCAGGCAACTTGTCGAGTGGTTGGAACATTATGAAACCGATGTATCATTGTAA
- a CDS encoding TerC family protein, with translation MLDVSLLLEYGWVLAVLVVLEGLLAADNALVLAIMVKHLPEDKRKKALFYGLMGAFVFRLGSLFLISFLVDVWQVQAIGALYLLYISINHIVKKILGSRNKTDEAADSTPKKPKKQSGFWMTVFKVEVADIAFAVDSILAAVALAVALPPSGLPPIGGLDGGQFIVIFLGGFIGLVIMRFAASYFVKLLHSRPGLEVAAFVIVGWVGVKLAVITLAHPSLGVLDEHFPENKIWKFGFYIVLITIAVCGWFLSSKVPEKEDENPVEELEKQAGL, from the coding sequence ATGTTGGATGTTTCATTATTATTAGAATATGGGTGGGTGCTTGCTGTCTTAGTGGTCCTTGAAGGATTACTCGCAGCAGATAATGCATTGGTACTCGCAATCATGGTTAAACACTTGCCTGAAGATAAGCGCAAAAAAGCGTTGTTCTATGGTCTGATGGGTGCATTTGTTTTCCGTTTAGGTTCGTTGTTCCTGATCTCTTTCCTCGTCGATGTATGGCAGGTGCAAGCGATCGGTGCCTTGTATCTCCTGTACATTTCGATTAACCATATCGTTAAAAAGATATTGGGTAGTCGCAATAAAACAGATGAAGCAGCTGATTCAACGCCGAAGAAACCGAAAAAACAATCCGGTTTCTGGATGACCGTTTTCAAAGTCGAAGTAGCGGATATCGCATTTGCAGTTGATTCCATTCTGGCTGCTGTTGCTTTGGCCGTGGCGTTGCCACCAAGTGGATTGCCTCCAATTGGCGGACTCGACGGTGGACAGTTTATCGTTATCTTCCTCGGTGGATTCATCGGGCTTGTGATCATGCGTTTTGCAGCCTCATACTTTGTAAAATTGCTTCATTCCCGTCCAGGACTTGAAGTTGCGGCATTTGTAATCGTAGGTTGGGTAGGGGTTAAGCTGGCCGTTATTACACTTGCACACCCTTCATTGGGTGTTCTGGATGAGCATTTCCCGGAAAATAAAATTTGGAAATTCGGATTCTATATTGTACTGATCACCATTGCGGTATGTGGTTGGTTCCTGTCTTCTAAAGTTCCTGAAAAAGAAGACGAAAATCCGGTTGAAGAGTTGGAAAAACAAGCAGGACTGTAA
- a CDS encoding 50S ribosomal protein L25, whose product MKSNGKMAQLTATPRTEKKGAALRLLRQGGRVPAVVYGPGLEGASIHVDEKEMLKVARTGRSEMFNLNLEGGRTLPVLIKDQQERNGRLLHVDFLQISKNKPISVSVSIDFQGTAAGSKAGGVFQTQETQLEVEGLPADLPTSIEVDVSGLDIGDRLTAADIKLDKGLTLVTSPESIIASVMPPQAAEEEPTASAEEAESAAEEKATEE is encoded by the coding sequence ATGAAATCCAACGGAAAAATGGCTCAACTTACAGCAACGCCAAGAACGGAAAAGAAAGGTGCAGCACTGCGCCTGTTAAGACAAGGCGGACGAGTTCCCGCAGTCGTTTACGGCCCGGGACTTGAAGGTGCTTCAATACATGTAGATGAAAAAGAAATGCTGAAAGTGGCACGCACAGGCCGCTCCGAAATGTTCAACCTGAATCTTGAGGGCGGTAGAACGCTTCCGGTGCTGATCAAGGATCAGCAAGAGCGTAATGGACGTTTGCTGCACGTAGACTTCCTGCAAATTTCCAAGAACAAGCCAATCAGCGTAAGTGTATCGATCGACTTCCAGGGTACAGCGGCTGGCTCGAAAGCTGGCGGTGTATTCCAGACACAGGAGACACAGCTGGAAGTAGAAGGATTGCCTGCGGATCTGCCAACATCCATTGAGGTGGATGTCAGTGGATTGGACATTGGTGATCGCTTGACTGCTGCGGACATCAAACTGGATAAAGGTTTGACACTTGTAACATCACCTGAGTCCATCATCGCTTCTGTCATGCCGCCACAAGCGGCTGAGGAAGAGCCAACGGCCTCTGCTGAGGAAGCTGAGTCGGCAGCTGAAGAAAAAGCTACAGAAGAATAA